The DNA window CGGCCGGTCCCTGGCCGTTGAGGTCGATGGTGATGGCGCCGCTCACCGAGTTGGCGTGCAGCCGGGGGGCGCTGCTCTCGACCACGGTCAGTTCGCCGGAGACGGTCTGCGCCCGGAGGTTTCCGGAGACCGACTGGGCGTCGATGCCGCCGGAGACCGAGTGGGCCTCCACCGGGCCGGAGACCCGGACCAGGGTGGTGTCGCCGCTGGCGCCCCGCACGGTGACCCGTCCGGCGATGCCGGAGACCACGGAGTCGGCGGAGACGGTGCCCAACTCCACCCGGGCGTCGGCGGGGACGGCCAGCGAGACCACCGCGTGGCGCTTGCGGCGCCAGGAGTCGATGTAGGAGGCGACGTTCTTCCAGGAGAAGTCCCGCCAGGCCAGGTCCTCGTAGGTGACGGTGAGGGTGCCGTCCTCCAGGGTCACCACCAGGGGCGGCCCGGCGATCTCGGAGACCTCCAGGCGGGCCGGGCCGTCGGTGGCGACGACATGGACGGCGCCGGCGACGGTACGCACCTGGAGGGCGCTCACCGGCTCATCGAAGGTGATCTTCTCGGGTCCGCTGACGGTCCACTGCGGCATGGCTGTCCCTCCCGTTGGACGTGCGACATATCGCGTCGCTCTGATAGACACGATATATCGCGTCACAGGGAAGTCAAGCGCCTTG is part of the Peterkaempfera bronchialis genome and encodes:
- a CDS encoding DUF4097 family beta strand repeat-containing protein, encoding MPQWTVSGPEKITFDEPVSALQVRTVAGAVHVVATDGPARLEVSEIAGPPLVVTLEDGTLTVTYEDLAWRDFSWKNVASYIDSWRRKRHAVVSLAVPADARVELGTVSADSVVSGIAGRVTVRGASGDTTLVRVSGPVEAHSVSGGIDAQSVSGNLRAQTVSGELTVVESSAPRLHANSVSGAITIDLNGQGPADVHLKTVSGEVAVQVPDPADTKVEAGTSSGRVSSAFDELRMGSTWGAKRLSGRLGAGTGTLQVTTVSGSVALLRRPPIAEDTAPEGTAPEATAPEGTAPEGTAPRLDLTKDGDEA